Proteins encoded within one genomic window of Esox lucius isolate fEsoLuc1 chromosome 12, fEsoLuc1.pri, whole genome shotgun sequence:
- the LOC105013986 gene encoding coiled-coil domain-containing protein 71, with translation MNCKEPTEKVVLSWSRFTSAGQTTLLETLKAFSPMSEDLFGTEKELATFIEGLRHEGHKPTILKSKDVYGYRSCTAVLRPVVKTQCTLDIAASKVQKTGKKKGKKNLGKNTEINYALLSAAAKVVLKNQPKILLTNLSKECLKQTVISKQAVLEVEPVQVQSYIRLTNFIGPSTGHTARLQFHTGVWSRDSHRSPSLTGTQAPPLEGTGNSARSVTLRTVNFVPHPVNIIEVPMPAILKNNRVLKECNGMPCWRNQKRKKTEEVEDKLCVKKHRNGVWLVKEQDDLRQRQNNLRFKVIKVDDSITDEEVRRKAQKILRVNLSPVIEIQPLIAYPM, from the coding sequence ATGAATTGTAAAGAACCCACAGAGAAGGTTGTCCTGTCGTGGTCACGATTCACCTCAGCTGGCCAGACTACACTTCTGGAAACCCTGAAGGCATTCAGTCCTATGTCAGAAGACCTTTTTGGCACAGAGAAGGAACTGGCCACTTTTATTGAGGGACTCCGACATGAAGGTCACAAGCCTACTATACTTAAAAGCAAAGATGTATATGGTTACAGATCTTGTACTGCAGTTCTCAGGCCTGTAGTGAAAACACAATGCACACTGGACATTGCTGCCTCAAAGGTTCAAAAGACTGGCAAAaagaagggtaaaaaaaacctgggaaaaaacactgaaatcaaCTATGCTTTGTTAAGTGCAGCGGCAAAAGTTGTCCTTAAGAATCAACCCAAGATCCTTTTGACAAATCTGTCAAAGGAGTGTCTCAAACAGACTGTCATCTCCAAACAGGCAGTTTTGGAAGTTGAACCTGTGCAGGTGCAGTCTTACATAAGACTGACAAACTTCATTGGACCCTCTACAGGCCACACAGCAAGACTGCAGTTCCACACGGGTGTGTGGTCAAGAGACTCTCATCGGTCACCGTCTCTAACAGGGACACAAGCACCACCTTTGGAAGGAACTGGAAACTCTGCAAGATCAGTCACTTTGAGGACAGTAAACTTTGTGCCCCATCCAGTCAATATCATAGAAGTTCCTATGCCTGCCATTCTGAAAAACAACCGGGTTTTAAAGGAATGCAACGGAATGCCTTGCTGGAGgaaccagaaaagaaaaaagactgaaGAAGTCGAGGACAAACTCTGTGTCAAGAAGCACAGAAACGGGGTCTGGCTGGTCAAAGAGCAGGATGAcctcagacagagacagaacaaccTGAGGTTCAAGGTGATTAAGGTTGATGACTCAATCACAGatgaggaggtgaggaggaaaGCCCAGAAGATCCTGCGAGTCAACTTGTCACCAGTCATAGAGATTCAACCACTTATTGCCTATCCAATGTGA